One Natrinema longum genomic window, TCGGCTCATGGAAAACTACAGTGGGATCGATGGCTGCGAACCAGCTGAGCGCCTCTCTGATATCGTCCCGATCCATTGTTGGATAGGTTGGTGAGAATGACACAAATCGTGGCACCCCGGCCTGAAAGAGTTTATCGAGTGCCTCCCAGCGCGCTTGCGGTGGTGGTGCATTCGGTTCCATCGCTTTGACGAGCGCGGTATCGAACGTTGGTATCGAGCAGCCCACAGCAATTTTATTGCCGGCTTTCTGAAAGAGATCGATATCTCGAGTAACGTTCGGACTCCGAGTAAGGATACGAACGGGAATACCGTGTTCCGTGAGTTCCTGTACACATCCTCGAGTGATTTGAGCGGCACGTCGGTCTTGGTAACAGTCCGTCCCGCTTGATAGCATCACAACACCCCGACCACGCCGTGTTGTTTTCCAGTCACTGAAGTCCGTTTCCTGAAGACCCTCGTGAACTCGTTCGGGGAGATCGTCACGATAGAGTAGGTAGCTCCCCCAGTCTCTCTGGGGATCATCTACGTCCGCATGTTTTGCGAGCATCTCATCACGATTATCGATTGCCGGTGTGCTTGGGACGTAGCAGAATTTGCAGCCATGCCGACATCCGGTCGCAACGTTGATTACGTAGTCACAGAGGCTCTTTTCGTGTAACTTCGACTCACTCAGAA contains:
- a CDS encoding SPL family radical SAM protein, with the translated sequence MHLDTQRDPDGGWYDRDIRLVDKEENVIEDFGKDPTLDELREAEHRHRKRINLWQQGLVCYECGNQINDRFAARPDGQILCWECAKSENSREQGGLIINTDPTKSVLSESKLHEKSLCDYVINVATGCRHGCKFCYVPSTPAIDNRDEMLAKHADVDDPQRDWGSYLLYRDDLPERVHEGLQETDFSDWKTTRRGRGVVMLSSGTDCYQDRRAAQITRGCVQELTEHGIPVRILTRSPNVTRDIDLFQKAGNKIAVGCSIPTFDTALVKAMEPNAPPPQARWEALDKLFQAGVPRFVSFSPTYPTMDRDDIREALSWFAAIDPTVVFHEPMNPRGANFQMCLEAAQEAGYVDMAEELFKIREEDKWVEYALDHIELVQDVAGQFENLTIHTWPDRKLLQETSGERYRELRKMKKEVSPETFESDPF